The Flaviramulus sp. BrNp1-15 genome has a window encoding:
- a CDS encoding TonB-dependent receptor, producing the protein MKNLLTILIVLISIQLQAQSTVNGTVFNTKNEPITGANIYLEGTYDGSTTDENGVFSFTTSESGSVTLIVSYLSYETFTMLGDVSYMKDLTIKLREDVNTLDAVVLSAGTFQAGDNSKVNVLKPLDVVTTASALGDFVGALQTLPGTTTVAEDGRLFVRGGDAEETQIFIDGIRVFTPYSPTTNNAPTRGRYSPFLFDGITFSTGGYSAEYGQALSSVLLLNTIDEPDQEKTDIGIMSLGATLGNTQKWSKSSISVNASYINLAPYNAIFKGRNDWKKPFETVSGETVFRKKTNSGLIKLYGAFDATNFELTQEDINYEEGVHFKLNNSNLYFNGSYQGILNDNWSMQSGFSYTHAKNDLGIMDSNIIGTENSIHTKLKFKNRISNRLKLYFGAEYFATDFDENYDDETIENTKYGYNDNIAAAFAEADIFISKNLAFKSGLRGEYSELFKDFTLSPRLSLAYKTTDKSQLSLAYGKFYQNPNSNILKFNQDLKSQNTSHYILNYQINADRKIFRAEAYYKEYDNLVKYDSEFADFDSNYNSNGSGFAKGIDLFWRDSKTIKNFDYWVSYSLLDTKRDYKNYPTKAQPNFANTHNLSVVGKYWINDWRSQVGISYSFASGRTYTNPNESGFLNQKTKAFNSLSLNWAYLISPQKILYASVNNVLGFKNINGYQYANSPDVNGNFNRRALLPATDQFFFVGFFWTISEDKKSNQLDNL; encoded by the coding sequence ATGAAAAATTTATTAACCATCCTTATTGTATTAATTTCAATTCAATTACAAGCACAATCAACTGTAAATGGAACAGTTTTTAATACCAAAAATGAGCCTATTACAGGAGCAAACATCTATTTAGAAGGTACTTATGATGGAAGCACAACAGATGAAAACGGTGTTTTCTCATTTACAACGTCAGAATCTGGTAGTGTAACCTTAATAGTTTCATATTTATCTTATGAAACGTTTACCATGCTAGGCGATGTATCATACATGAAAGACCTTACCATCAAACTTCGTGAGGATGTTAATACATTAGATGCTGTAGTACTTTCGGCGGGCACATTTCAAGCAGGAGACAACAGTAAAGTAAATGTTTTAAAACCACTTGATGTTGTTACAACCGCCAGTGCATTAGGCGATTTTGTTGGCGCATTACAAACTTTACCAGGAACCACGACTGTTGCAGAAGATGGACGTTTATTTGTGAGAGGTGGTGATGCTGAAGAAACTCAAATTTTTATTGACGGTATTCGAGTATTTACACCGTATTCACCAACAACTAATAATGCCCCAACTCGTGGACGCTATTCTCCATTTTTATTTGATGGCATTACCTTTTCAACTGGCGGGTATTCTGCTGAGTATGGACAAGCTTTATCCAGTGTTTTGTTGCTTAATACTATTGACGAACCAGACCAAGAGAAAACCGATATTGGTATTATGAGTTTGGGAGCTACGTTAGGGAATACTCAAAAATGGAGTAAAAGTTCTATTAGTGTAAATGCTTCTTATATTAATCTAGCACCTTACAATGCTATTTTTAAAGGTAGAAATGATTGGAAAAAACCTTTTGAAACCGTTTCTGGTGAAACCGTTTTTAGAAAGAAAACAAATTCTGGATTAATTAAACTTTATGGTGCTTTTGATGCTACTAATTTTGAACTTACTCAAGAAGATATTAATTATGAAGAAGGTGTGCATTTTAAATTAAACAATAGTAACTTATATTTTAATGGCTCATACCAAGGTATTTTAAACGATAATTGGTCTATGCAAAGTGGATTTAGTTATACACACGCTAAAAATGATTTAGGTATAATGGATTCCAATATTATAGGGACAGAAAATTCCATTCATACCAAACTGAAATTTAAAAATCGAATTAGCAACCGTTTAAAACTTTATTTTGGTGCGGAATATTTTGCAACCGATTTTGACGAAAATTATGACGATGAAACCATTGAAAACACCAAGTATGGTTATAATGATAATATTGCTGCAGCTTTTGCAGAAGCCGATATTTTCATATCAAAAAATTTAGCATTTAAATCTGGATTACGAGGCGAGTACAGTGAATTGTTTAAAGATTTTACATTGTCACCAAGATTGTCATTAGCTTATAAAACAACAGATAAAAGTCAGTTGTCATTGGCATATGGGAAATTTTACCAGAACCCAAACAGTAATATTTTAAAATTTAATCAAGATTTAAAATCACAAAACACATCACATTATATCTTGAATTATCAAATCAATGCAGATAGAAAAATTTTTAGAGCAGAAGCTTACTATAAAGAATATGACAACTTAGTAAAATACGATTCAGAATTCGCAGATTTTGATAGCAATTATAATAGTAATGGTTCTGGTTTCGCGAAGGGTATTGATTTATTTTGGAGAGATAGTAAAACCATCAAGAATTTTGATTATTGGGTAAGTTACTCACTTTTAGACACCAAAAGAGATTATAAAAACTACCCAACTAAAGCACAACCTAATTTTGCAAACACACACAACTTATCTGTTGTTGGTAAATATTGGATTAACGATTGGCGCAGTCAAGTTGGAATTAGTTACAGCTTTGCTTCAGGGAGAACTTATACAAACCCTAATGAATCTGGTTTTTTAAATCAAAAAACAAAAGCTTTTAATAGTTTAAGTTTAAACTGGGCGTATTTAATAAGTCCGCAAAAAATACTTTATGCTTCGGTAAACAATGTTTTAGGTTTTAAAAATATTAATGGCTATCAATATGCTAATTCACCTGATGTAAATGGAAATTTTAACCGACGTGCCTTATTACCTGCTACAGATCAGTTCTTTTTTGTAGGCTTCTTTTGGACAATTAGCGAGGATAAAAAGAGTAATCAATTGGATAATTTGTAG
- a CDS encoding pseudouridine synthase has translation MSENKHSHFIIYKPYGVLSQFTSNASKQQSKKFLGDLYDFPDGIMAIGRLDEKSEGLLLLTTDGKMSDFVNSKKVEKEYYAQVDGDISDEAINQLKTGVDIGFDGKKYRTKPCKAFKLESIPDLPTRSKKIRDDRHGPTSWVSITLNEGKFRQVRKMTSAVGFPTLRLVRVRVASIHLNKMQIGDVIEVNKFLSF, from the coding sequence CATTTTATAATTTATAAACCATACGGGGTTCTAAGTCAGTTTACAAGTAATGCAAGTAAACAACAATCGAAAAAGTTCTTAGGCGATTTATATGATTTTCCTGATGGAATTATGGCAATAGGTAGATTAGATGAAAAATCGGAAGGTTTATTATTGCTTACTACGGATGGTAAGATGAGTGATTTTGTAAATAGTAAAAAAGTTGAAAAAGAGTACTATGCACAAGTTGATGGAGACATTTCTGATGAAGCCATTAATCAATTAAAAACCGGTGTTGACATTGGTTTTGATGGTAAAAAATATAGAACTAAACCTTGTAAAGCCTTTAAATTAGAATCGATACCCGATTTACCTACACGATCTAAAAAAATACGTGATGACAGACACGGACCAACATCTTGGGTATCTATAACTTTAAATGAAGGTAAGTTTAGGCAAGTACGTAAAATGACTTCGGCGGTTGGGTTTCCAACTTTAAGATTAGTACGTGTAAGAGTTGCATCAATTCATTTAAATAAAATGCAAATTGGTGATGTTATTGAAGTTAATAAATTTTTAAGTTTCTAG
- a CDS encoding 2TM domain-containing protein yields the protein MQNQFQEEERYLRAQKRVKEIKGFYNHLFWYVVINIIIVLIVVATYDWDFGQIFNFNAYSTALFWGIGILFHAIGVFGKGFVFSKKWEERKIKEYMDKDKF from the coding sequence ATGCAAAATCAATTTCAAGAAGAAGAGCGCTATCTACGTGCTCAAAAAAGAGTAAAAGAAATAAAAGGTTTTTATAACCATTTATTTTGGTATGTAGTCATTAATATCATCATAGTTTTAATAGTTGTGGCAACATACGACTGGGATTTTGGGCAAATATTTAATTTTAATGCCTATTCAACAGCATTATTTTGGGGAATTGGTATTTTATTTCATGCTATTGGCGTTTTTGGTAAAGGCTTTGTTTTCTCAAAAAAATGGGAAGAGCGCAAGATTAAAGAATACATGGATAAAGATAAATTTTAA
- a CDS encoding 1-acyl-sn-glycerol-3-phosphate acyltransferase has translation MGLFKKNPFGHILFIKKWLIRILGVLTHRRFRGFNELQIEGSEIIKDLPDTNVLFISNHQTYFADVVSMFHVFNASLSGRVDSIKNVGYLWNPKLNIYYVAAKETMKAGLLPKILAYVGSVSIERTWRAEGKDVNRQVRMSDISNIGKALDDGWVITFPQGTTTPFKPIRKGTAHIIKRYKPIVVPIVIDGFRRSFDKKGLRIKKKNILQSMEIKAPLEIDYDNETTEDIVKKIEYAIEQHPSFLKVIPQEELEVLEELNKLRKW, from the coding sequence ATGGGATTGTTTAAAAAAAATCCATTCGGACATATATTATTTATTAAAAAATGGCTCATAAGAATATTGGGTGTCTTAACGCATAGGCGTTTTAGAGGCTTTAACGAATTGCAAATTGAGGGCTCTGAAATTATAAAAGACTTACCAGATACTAATGTGCTTTTTATCTCAAACCACCAAACCTATTTTGCTGATGTAGTATCTATGTTTCATGTATTCAATGCCAGTTTAAGCGGTAGAGTAGATTCTATTAAAAATGTTGGTTATCTATGGAATCCTAAACTTAATATTTACTATGTAGCAGCAAAAGAAACCATGAAAGCTGGTTTGTTACCAAAAATATTGGCTTATGTGGGATCTGTTAGTATAGAGAGAACATGGAGAGCAGAAGGGAAAGATGTGAATAGGCAAGTAAGAATGAGTGATATTTCTAATATAGGAAAAGCTCTTGATGATGGTTGGGTTATTACTTTTCCGCAAGGAACCACAACACCTTTTAAACCTATTAGAAAAGGAACAGCACATATTATTAAACGTTATAAACCCATTGTTGTACCTATTGTTATTGATGGTTTTCGTCGCTCTTTTGATAAAAAAGGCTTGCGTATAAAAAAGAAAAATATTCTTCAGTCTATGGAAATTAAAGCACCTTTAGAGATAGACTACGATAATGAAACTACAGAAGATATCGTAAAAAAAATAGAATACGCTATAGAACAACATCCTTCATTTTTAAAAGTAATTCCACAAGAAGAATTAGAAGTGTTAGAAGAATTAAACAAGCTGCGTAAGTGGTAA
- a CDS encoding 2TM domain-containing protein — translation MNKLTKNILITFFIGIVIFLMDNGARGGFSYKSINELLVNFGVYQLYSFVIGLSNMYFFEYLNKRNWKEGDGIKRILIGFTGAVVITIGCLFFLNMFVDIYLEGETLSEFLKEETFSRYKFSLWITLTVVAAFHVFYFYKKSQERKVKESQIVAKTETAKFESLKNQLDPHFLFNSLNVLTSLIGENPNQAEKFTTKLSKVYRYVLEQKDKDLIPLEEELKFAKSYMELLKMRFEDGINFSIPENVSNSELKIVPLSLQLLLENAVKHNVITSNNPLEINIYEKNGCLVVENNINPKSSLEKSTKVGLKNINQRYSLITKNKVEIENNNKVFKVKLPLLTQEIKIMKTDYLSNDSQKYMRAKKRVDDLKGFYGNLASYCVVIPFLIFINYKTHWDFKWFWFPLFGWGLGLAVHAFTLFGYGQDWEERKIREYMEKENRKF, via the coding sequence ATGAATAAATTGACTAAAAATATATTAATCACTTTTTTTATAGGAATAGTAATATTCTTAATGGACAATGGAGCTAGAGGAGGTTTTAGTTATAAAAGCATTAATGAATTATTAGTCAATTTTGGAGTTTACCAGTTGTATTCTTTTGTTATTGGGTTATCAAACATGTATTTTTTTGAGTATTTAAACAAAAGAAACTGGAAAGAAGGTGATGGCATAAAAAGAATTTTAATAGGATTTACAGGGGCAGTTGTTATAACTATTGGATGTCTATTTTTCTTAAATATGTTTGTTGATATATATTTAGAAGGAGAAACATTATCAGAATTTTTAAAAGAAGAAACTTTTAGTAGATATAAGTTTAGTTTATGGATAACTCTTACTGTTGTTGCTGCTTTTCATGTATTTTATTTCTACAAGAAATCGCAAGAAAGGAAAGTAAAAGAATCTCAAATCGTTGCAAAAACCGAAACAGCAAAATTTGAATCTTTAAAAAATCAGTTAGACCCTCATTTCCTATTTAATAGTTTAAATGTTTTAACATCTTTAATTGGTGAAAATCCAAATCAAGCAGAAAAATTCACAACCAAACTATCAAAAGTATACAGGTATGTTCTAGAACAAAAAGATAAAGATTTAATTCCGTTAGAAGAAGAATTAAAATTTGCAAAATCCTACATGGAGCTTCTCAAAATGAGATTTGAAGACGGTATAAATTTCAGTATACCAGAAAACGTATCAAATTCAGAATTAAAAATAGTGCCATTATCTCTACAATTACTACTTGAAAACGCAGTAAAGCATAACGTAATTACATCCAATAATCCTCTAGAGATTAACATTTATGAGAAAAACGGATGCTTGGTAGTAGAAAACAATATTAACCCAAAATCATCACTTGAGAAAAGCACCAAAGTAGGTTTAAAAAACATAAATCAACGTTATAGTTTAATTACTAAAAACAAGGTTGAAATAGAAAATAATAACAAAGTTTTTAAGGTAAAACTACCTTTATTAACACAAGAAATTAAAATCATGAAAACAGATTATTTAAGTAACGACAGTCAAAAATATATGAGAGCAAAAAAACGTGTAGACGATTTAAAAGGTTTCTACGGGAACCTAGCTTCATATTGCGTAGTAATTCCATTTTTAATATTTATAAATTATAAAACCCATTGGGACTTTAAATGGTTTTGGTTTCCGCTTTTTGGTTGGGGATTAGGGCTTGCAGTTCATGCCTTTACGCTCTTTGGCTATGGACAAGATTGGGAAGAACGTAAAATTAGAGAGTACATGGAAAAAGAAAACCGTAAATTTTAA
- a CDS encoding RNA polymerase sigma factor: MNKELEHSFVELLEKHQNIVHKVCRLYTNNSDAHNDLFQEITIQLWRAYPKFRGDSKFSTWMYRVGLNTAITLYRKSKRRVSTQNFEGVEFKIKAEDYDDTEEQQLKVLYKAVHQLNDIEKALVFLYLEDKDYREISETLGISEVNARVKMNRIKTKLRTILNP; encoded by the coding sequence TTGAATAAAGAACTAGAACATAGTTTTGTAGAATTGCTTGAAAAGCATCAAAATATTGTGCACAAAGTTTGTCGTTTGTACACCAATAATAGTGATGCGCATAATGATTTATTTCAGGAAATAACTATTCAGCTGTGGCGTGCCTATCCAAAATTTAGAGGAGATTCTAAGTTTAGTACTTGGATGTATCGTGTTGGGTTAAATACCGCTATTACACTTTACAGAAAATCTAAACGACGTGTTTCTACCCAAAATTTTGAAGGTGTTGAGTTTAAGATAAAAGCTGAAGATTATGATGATACCGAAGAGCAGCAATTAAAAGTTCTTTACAAAGCAGTACACCAACTAAACGATATAGAAAAGGCTCTTGTTTTTTTATACTTAGAAGATAAAGATTATAGAGAGATTAGTGAAACACTTGGTATAAGTGAAGTTAATGCACGAGTGAAAATGAATAGAATTAAAACAAAACTTAGAACCATTTTAAATCCGTAG
- a CDS encoding M48 family metallopeptidase codes for MKHLIIIATVLVSGFINAQTNYEKGMHKAFELWGSNNPTEASNLFERIAAAEPDNWLPPYYAAQVNIVHSFGEKDEEKLTAQLKKAQDLINDATAISKNNPEILVLQALLHTAWVAYDGATYGMTLSGKVVELYTKATQIAPENPRVVFCKAEWDMGGARYFGQDTTPFCKDIERAIELFANFKPETPFHPNWGKDRAEQVLATCK; via the coding sequence ATGAAACATTTAATCATTATCGCAACAGTATTAGTGTCTGGGTTTATTAACGCACAAACTAATTATGAAAAAGGTATGCACAAAGCCTTTGAATTATGGGGAAGCAATAACCCAACCGAAGCATCAAACTTATTTGAACGTATTGCCGCTGCAGAGCCAGATAATTGGCTGCCACCTTATTATGCAGCTCAGGTTAATATTGTACATAGTTTTGGTGAAAAAGACGAGGAGAAACTAACCGCACAGCTAAAAAAAGCACAAGACTTAATTAATGATGCCACAGCAATTTCAAAAAACAATCCAGAAATATTAGTGCTTCAAGCATTATTACACACGGCTTGGGTAGCTTATGATGGTGCTACATATGGTATGACCTTGTCTGGAAAAGTAGTAGAATTATATACAAAAGCGACTCAAATAGCACCAGAAAATCCTAGAGTAGTATTTTGTAAAGCTGAATGGGATATGGGTGGTGCTCGCTATTTCGGACAGGATACCACACCATTTTGTAAAGATATAGAACGCGCCATTGAACTTTTTGCTAACTTTAAACCAGAAACGCCTTTTCATCCAAATTGGGGTAAAGACCGTGCAGAACAAGTTTTAGCAACCTGTAAATAA
- a CDS encoding LETM1-related biofilm-associated protein produces the protein MNPSASGWIKKLLNKVDKNHPFFKYEEEVFYDALRNCGFIYGSNLKVLEEVVEKKDLTEEELSKINLCLSFLYIHSKSASEIPFIDTVINFYESINETQISFLDELLGGVKSSEHLEKIFHKRIQIDDNIVTKSFNYFIINALLFVDVLAYKKYLEQHSISIDYLKAMEGSIASISLDVLNSKAKKNQYDESLIKLFESSLRYDEDINMDYKIAIKHIKTDLEKYYILDLACMATWSDQMIDLNEQKFLKKLGKDLKLRAIRIDQSIKAVNLFYTTNKDNIALLSSKNIVQSFYNNSSKMVNKLISRNSKRLYNELKDSKELMMLLTQSTVRELSKAEQKKVQEQLLDIFKSIPSLAIFMLPGGALLLPLVVKFIPKLLPSSFDENRIEE, from the coding sequence ATGAACCCTTCAGCATCTGGTTGGATTAAAAAATTGCTTAATAAGGTTGATAAAAATCATCCTTTTTTTAAGTATGAAGAAGAAGTTTTTTATGATGCATTAAGAAACTGTGGATTTATATACGGAAGTAACCTTAAAGTTCTTGAAGAAGTTGTAGAGAAGAAAGATTTAACAGAAGAAGAGCTTAGTAAAATAAACTTATGTCTTTCTTTTTTATATATACATTCTAAATCTGCATCAGAAATACCTTTTATAGATACCGTAATAAACTTTTATGAAAGTATTAATGAAACTCAAATATCTTTTCTAGACGAACTACTAGGAGGCGTAAAATCATCAGAGCATTTAGAAAAAATTTTTCATAAACGTATTCAAATAGATGATAATATCGTTACCAAAAGTTTTAATTACTTTATAATAAATGCGCTTTTATTTGTTGATGTTCTAGCCTACAAAAAATATTTAGAACAACATTCAATTTCTATAGATTACCTAAAAGCTATGGAAGGTTCAATAGCTTCCATCTCATTAGATGTTTTAAACTCTAAGGCAAAAAAAAATCAATATGACGAAAGTTTAATTAAGTTATTTGAATCTTCATTACGATATGATGAAGATATAAATATGGATTACAAAATAGCCATAAAACATATTAAAACTGATTTGGAAAAGTATTACATACTCGATTTGGCTTGTATGGCAACTTGGAGTGACCAGATGATTGATTTGAATGAACAAAAGTTTTTAAAAAAATTAGGGAAAGATTTAAAATTACGAGCAATTAGAATAGACCAATCTATTAAAGCGGTAAATCTCTTTTACACAACAAATAAGGATAATATTGCGCTCTTAAGTTCCAAAAATATTGTTCAGAGTTTTTACAATAACTCCAGTAAAATGGTTAATAAGCTTATTTCTAGAAACAGTAAACGTTTATATAATGAGTTAAAAGACAGTAAAGAGCTTATGATGCTACTTACTCAATCTACAGTACGAGAGTTGAGCAAAGCAGAACAGAAAAAAGTACAGGAACAATTATTGGATATTTTTAAGTCTATACCCAGTTTGGCAATATTTATGTTACCAGGTGGAGCTTTACTATTACCTTTAGTAGTTAAATTTATACCTAAATTATTACCTTCTTCGTTTGATGAAAATAGGATAGAAGAGTAG
- a CDS encoding LytTR family DNA-binding domain-containing protein has protein sequence MNIIIIEDEKPSARRLQRMLESLGLKTETMLHSVEESINWFQNNEHPDLIFLDIQLSDGLSFEIFEAIKIKSAIIFTTAYDEYALQAFKLNSIDYLLKPIDEDELQKAVNQYKEQTPAQKAVTLDFDDIKKLLVNPIDREYKKRFSVKVGQHLKLINIDDIECFYSENKGTYLHTTEGRNYLLDTTLEHLEDELEPHTFFRINRKFFVNINAIKDMVSYTNSRLQIKLKSYSDQDVIVARERVKDFKSWLE, from the coding sequence ATGAACATCATAATAATAGAAGACGAAAAACCATCAGCACGACGTTTACAACGTATGCTAGAAAGTCTAGGCTTAAAAACAGAAACCATGCTACATTCAGTTGAAGAATCTATAAATTGGTTTCAAAATAACGAGCATCCAGATTTAATTTTTCTAGACATACAGTTAAGTGATGGTTTATCATTTGAGATTTTTGAAGCCATCAAAATAAAATCTGCTATTATTTTTACCACAGCTTACGATGAGTATGCACTACAAGCTTTTAAACTAAATAGTATAGATTATTTACTAAAACCAATAGATGAAGACGAATTACAAAAAGCTGTAAATCAATACAAAGAACAAACTCCAGCACAAAAAGCTGTAACTTTAGATTTTGATGACATAAAAAAGTTACTAGTAAACCCCATAGACCGAGAGTACAAAAAACGCTTTTCAGTAAAAGTAGGTCAACATTTAAAGCTTATAAACATTGATGATATTGAATGTTTTTACAGTGAAAACAAAGGCACTTACTTACACACCACAGAAGGCAGAAATTATCTTTTAGACACCACGCTGGAGCATTTAGAAGACGAGCTAGAACCGCATACATTTTTCCGTATAAACCGTAAGTTTTTTGTAAATATAAATGCTATAAAAGATATGGTAAGTTATACCAATTCACGTTTACAAATAAAACTAAAGTCGTATAGCGATCAAGATGTTATAGTAGCCCGAGAACGTGTAAAAGATTTTAAAAGCTGGTTAGAGTAA
- a CDS encoding energy transducer TonB yields the protein MKAKKNPELEIGRNSNIYFAIGLNLMLLLSWRVLEYKTYEKDDLALEILDIESEFEEEIPVINVNTPPPPPPPVAVQETIQIVEDVEEVEETIIESTESGQEDAIVEVVDVSDIEVEDVDEDVEVAFAVIEDVPIFPGCEGLSKSKTKDCFQQKIQDHVKKNFTYPQTALDMGMQGRVSVVFVIDSKGVTTGIRSRGPDRILEKEAERIISLLPKMKPGKQRGKPVKVAYAVPIFFKFQSG from the coding sequence ATGAAAGCTAAAAAGAATCCAGAATTAGAAATTGGCAGAAATAGCAATATATATTTTGCTATTGGTCTCAATTTAATGTTGCTCTTATCTTGGCGAGTTTTAGAATATAAAACATATGAAAAAGACGATCTTGCCTTGGAAATATTAGATATAGAAAGTGAATTTGAAGAAGAAATTCCTGTAATTAATGTTAACACACCTCCACCTCCACCTCCTCCTGTTGCGGTTCAAGAAACAATACAAATTGTTGAAGATGTCGAAGAAGTAGAAGAAACTATTATTGAAAGTACCGAATCCGGACAAGAAGATGCTATTGTAGAAGTTGTAGATGTAAGCGATATTGAGGTTGAAGATGTTGATGAAGATGTAGAAGTTGCTTTTGCAGTTATTGAAGATGTACCTATTTTTCCAGGTTGTGAAGGGTTAAGTAAAAGCAAAACTAAAGATTGTTTTCAACAAAAGATTCAAGATCATGTAAAGAAAAACTTTACCTATCCACAAACAGCCTTAGATATGGGAATGCAAGGACGAGTTTCTGTAGTATTTGTAATAGACTCTAAAGGTGTTACTACAGGTATTAGATCTAGAGGTCCAGATAGAATTTTAGAAAAAGAAGCTGAACGTATTATAAGTTTATTACCGAAAATGAAACCCGGAAAACAGCGTGGTAAGCCTGTAAAAGTGGCGTATGCTGTACCTATATTCTTCAAGTTTCAATCTGGTTGA
- a CDS encoding lysoplasmalogenase: MLTKTEKKFSVIFLIIVLAELIFANTNSLTMLHYFTKPAILIALIVFYLSQCQNLETKTKWLTFLALLFSLLGDILLMFDNKSENFFIGGLISFLTAHVMYILVFLKKKKPTKHTSVFVLLLLIYASIMFYFLKNGLGDLLIPVIVYMAVILSMILTAFLRKESVPKISYYLVFVGALFFVISDSILALNKFYKPLPFEGVSIMLTYALAQLFIVLGIKKQQP, from the coding sequence ATGCTAACTAAAACCGAAAAAAAATTTTCTGTTATTTTCTTAATAATAGTTTTAGCAGAATTAATTTTTGCTAACACTAATAGCTTAACAATGCTGCACTATTTTACTAAGCCAGCAATTTTAATAGCGCTAATTGTTTTTTATTTATCACAATGCCAAAACTTGGAAACAAAAACAAAATGGCTAACTTTTTTGGCATTACTTTTCTCATTGCTAGGTGATATACTATTAATGTTCGACAATAAATCTGAAAACTTTTTTATTGGTGGATTAATTTCTTTTTTAACAGCTCATGTTATGTATATTTTAGTGTTCTTAAAGAAGAAAAAGCCAACAAAACACACAAGTGTTTTTGTTTTACTGTTATTAATCTATGCCTCAATAATGTTTTACTTTTTAAAAAATGGGCTAGGAGATTTATTAATTCCCGTTATTGTCTATATGGCAGTAATATTATCTATGATTTTAACTGCTTTTTTACGAAAAGAAAGCGTACCCAAAATAAGTTATTATTTAGTATTTGTAGGTGCTCTTTTTTTTGTGATTTCAGATAGTATTTTAGCATTAAACAAGTTTTATAAACCATTGCCATTTGAAGGTGTTAGTATTATGCTTACTTATGCTTTGGCACAATTATTTATAGTTTTGGGAATTAAAAAACAACAGCCTTAA
- a CDS encoding Hsp20/alpha crystallin family protein translates to MSNLATLPKNGSLATKNTVSNFPSLSTWFDDFSFSDFPSLFSSNFNTGISLPKVNIKELADAYVVEMAVPGLKKTDFNINLENTILSISAELKEEHEDNDEGYTRREFGYSSFKRTFTLPESVDDSKINAKYNEGILHVHLPKKEEAKKKPARTINIS, encoded by the coding sequence ATGAGCAATTTAGCAACATTACCGAAAAATGGAAGTTTAGCAACTAAAAATACAGTATCAAACTTCCCATCATTATCAACTTGGTTTGACGATTTTTCTTTTAGTGATTTTCCATCGCTTTTTTCTTCAAATTTTAACACAGGTATTTCATTACCAAAAGTAAATATTAAAGAATTAGCAGATGCATATGTGGTAGAAATGGCTGTTCCAGGATTAAAAAAGACTGATTTCAACATTAATTTAGAGAACACTATTTTATCTATATCTGCAGAGTTAAAAGAAGAGCATGAAGATAATGACGAAGGTTACACACGAAGAGAATTTGGTTATTCTTCTTTTAAAAGAACATTTACTTTACCTGAAAGTGTTGATGATAGTAAGATAAATGCAAAATATAACGAAGGTATTTTACATGTTCATCTTCCTAAAAAAGAAGAAGCGAAGAAAAAACCAGCTAGAACTATCAATATTTCATAA
- a CDS encoding 2TM domain-containing protein: MKNLQEEDRYLRAKKRVTELKALYIHILISVILIPFLILVNYLTYWDFKWFWFPMGGILVSIIIHAITVFKTGSDWEDRKIRELMDKDNF, from the coding sequence ATGAAAAATTTACAGGAAGAAGACCGTTATTTACGAGCAAAAAAAAGAGTTACAGAGCTCAAAGCGCTATATATACATATTTTAATTTCAGTAATATTAATACCGTTTTTAATTCTCGTAAACTATTTAACCTATTGGGATTTTAAATGGTTTTGGTTTCCTATGGGAGGCATTTTAGTGAGCATAATTATTCATGCCATAACAGTTTTTAAAACAGGATCAGATTGGGAAGATCGGAAAATAAGAGAATTAATGGATAAAGATAATTTTTAG